The following nucleotide sequence is from Dehalogenimonas formicexedens.
TCGACGAGATGCGCCGTCAATTGGGCGACATGATAGACCAGTTCTTCAACCAGTTCCCTGACGAACTGAAAGAAAAAATTTCTCAGCGGGCGCAGGTCAGGGCTGAGATTGAAGACGGAGAAGCCATTACCGACGAAGACAAAAAATGGATGGCCGATCATATCGAAGACCTGTTCCGGCCGGCTGGAGGCAGCAATGACCGGGCTGCTTAAATACGCAGCCGCCCCTCAACTGGTACGGCCGGTCCTGGTAGCGGGTTGGCGCGGCGAGGCTGGAAATATCGGCGAACGAGTGGTGTCGTTCATCAACGAAGCACTGGATCTCCAACCTCTGGCGGAGATCGAACCCGTTGGCTTTTTCCAGTTATCAGGGGTAGAAGTCTCTAAAGACCTGGCGCGTTTACCCGATTGCCGTTTTAAATATTCAGAGACCGCCCATTTGATCACGCTGCTGTCTGATGCGCCTTCGTTTGAGGTTCACCAATTTCTTAAAAATATCCTCGATCTGGCCTCAAAGTTCGTTGTAGGACATGTTGTGGTAGTTTCAGGATTTCCCGCGATGTCCTCGCACAATACCCCGAGCCAAATGCTGGCGAATTTTTCTACGCCGCTTCTGAAGGACTGGTTGTCAGGCGGAGCCGTAAACACGGCAATCGAT
It contains:
- a CDS encoding PAC2 family protein; its protein translation is MTGLLKYAAAPQLVRPVLVAGWRGEAGNIGERVVSFINEALDLQPLAEIEPVGFFQLSGVEVSKDLARLPDCRFKYSETAHLITLLSDAPSFEVHQFLKNILDLASKFVVGHVVVVSGFPAMSSHNTPSQMLANFSTPLLKDWLSGGAVNTAIDYSSPPGQKPPISTYLTWEAKQRGIEAVSLWQPVPYYLAPFTDETGAQKVVSLLRDKLAIPVDLEPVSESAQRQREKIAAVRQSTPEIEKYLTMLESNLSLTEYEASALAAGVRQALI